In one Lolium rigidum isolate FL_2022 chromosome 3, APGP_CSIRO_Lrig_0.1, whole genome shotgun sequence genomic region, the following are encoded:
- the LOC124701394 gene encoding protein CHAPERONE-LIKE PROTEIN OF POR1, chloroplastic-like translates to MATALSLSGGSGGGSLLRRSPASLARCCVVPRSSRRRAPTRRLAASRADDSQPAPFDMTLEGALKLLGVAEGASFDEILRAKNAVAASCKGDQDAVAQVEAAYDMLLMQSLSRRRAGKVVDNSIRYADVKPIKTAGSAPQWMQSTLKNVPLTLEPPSSSNLGIQSSIYGALAVLTYASGTSTSLPSAYTGPDVPGFILATGFGASLYFLTKKNMNLGKAALITAGGLAVGATVGSGVENWLQVDIVPFLGIHSPSVVVTEFILFSQLLVSLFVR, encoded by the exons ATGGCCACGGCCCTCTCCctgagcggcggcagcggcggcgggtccCTCCTCCGCCGGTCCCCCGCCTCCTTGGCGCGGTGCTGCGTCGTGCCCCGCTCCTCCCGCCGCAGGGCCCCGACGCGGCGCCTGGCGGCGTCGCGCGCGGACGACTCGCAGCCGGCGCCGTTCGACATGACGCTGGAGGGCGCGCTGAAGCTGCTCGGGGTCGCGGAGGGCGCGTCCTTCGACGAAATCCTGCGCGCCAAgaacgccgtcgccgcctcctgcAAGGGCGACCAGGACGCCGTCGCCCAG GTTGAGGCTGCCTATGACATGCTGCTAATGCAGAGCTTATCCCGGCGGAGGGCTGGCAAGGTTGTTGATAACAGCATCCGCTACGCTGATGTGAAACCTATCAAAACTGCAGGATCAGCCCCACAATGGATGCAGTCAACCTTGAAGAATGTGCCTCTGACATTGGAGCCTCCATCTTCGAGCAACCTGGGCATCCAATCGTCCATTTACGGTGCATTGGCGGTTTTAACATATGCTAGTGGAACCTCTACATCTTTGCCGTCAGCGTACACTGGTCCTGATGTGCCTGGATTTATCCTAGCCACAGGATTCGGCGCTTCATTGTACTTTCTGACAAAGAAAAATATGAATTTAG GCAAGGCCGCATTGATCACCGCCGGGGGTCTAGCGGTGGGCGCGACGGTGGGATCCGGCGTGGAGAACTGGCTGCAGGTCGACATCGTGCCCTTCCTAGGCATCCACTCCCCCTCCGTCGTCGTCACCGAGTTCATCCTCTTCTCGCAGTTGCTTGTATCGCTGTTCGTTAGATAG